In Symmachiella dynata, the following are encoded in one genomic region:
- a CDS encoding ABC transporter ATP-binding protein, with protein MLLSVTDAQKIYPSANGTVRALDGVSLELGAGEFTAVRGQSGSGKTTLLLLAGGLLAPDGGTVMINGQDPYKMASDARAHFRSTEIGFVFQQFHLIPYLSVLDNVLAASIPTHPADAKQRASELLAKFGLEHRLHHVPGQLSVGERQRTALARALLNQPKLILADEPTGNLDRENAEAVLGHLTEFANEGGAVLLVTHDDEAASRAKRTIHMAAGKVVE; from the coding sequence ATGCTGTTATCAGTCACGGACGCGCAAAAAATCTATCCCTCAGCCAACGGTACCGTCCGCGCTTTGGATGGGGTCAGTCTCGAGTTGGGGGCAGGAGAATTTACCGCGGTGCGGGGCCAGAGCGGGTCGGGAAAAACGACGCTCTTGTTACTGGCCGGCGGCCTGTTGGCCCCCGATGGGGGGACGGTGATGATCAACGGGCAGGATCCCTACAAAATGGCCTCCGATGCCCGCGCGCACTTCCGCTCGACAGAAATCGGCTTTGTGTTCCAGCAGTTCCACTTGATTCCCTATCTCAGCGTGTTGGACAACGTGCTCGCCGCCTCAATCCCCACGCATCCGGCCGATGCGAAGCAGCGGGCGTCGGAGTTACTAGCCAAGTTTGGGTTGGAGCATCGTCTGCATCACGTGCCGGGACAATTGAGCGTCGGCGAACGTCAGCGAACCGCGCTGGCGCGGGCGCTTTTGAATCAGCCGAAGTTGATCTTGGCGGACGAACCGACTGGCAACCTGGATCGCGAAAACGCCGAGGCGGTGCTGGGGCACCTGACGGAATTTGCGAATGAGGGTGGAGCAGTGCTGCTGGTGACACACGATGATGAAGCCGCATCGCGGGCAAAGAGGACGATTCACATGGCCGCCGGTAAGGTTGTTGAATAA
- a CDS encoding ABC transporter permease yields the protein MNVWRLVVREIAHRKLNFLLGLLSVAVAVGSLVGAMTLVRGNELRTGELLAAKQADVEKAIAKKEKEVAAAGAKLNDAMRKITKGLGFNILILPQDQDLNELHVEGTASKSMPESFVTTLAESRIVTINHLLPIVSKKLRWDEYDRTILLTGTRGEVPQAHRDPKKPLLDHVPAGTMVLGYQLHKQAGLKVGDTVTLLDREFKITETYPERGTADDSTAWVNLAEAQEMLGMQNLVNAILALECNCATVDRLAEIRNDIAAILPGTQVIERGPPALARAEARNKAQATAAAALKHEQAAGREALEREAAGRQLVEKQTEDFAAVLVPVVMIGCGVWIGFLALMNVRQRSNEIGILRAIGLKSTQILLIFLGKAILIGLAGALLGYAAGYFVGVSWSDFARNSVNSARLFEPRLLLLAIIIAPLLSGLASWLPAMLAARQDPAIVLQGD from the coding sequence ATGAATGTTTGGCGTTTGGTCGTACGAGAAATCGCACATCGCAAACTCAATTTTCTGCTGGGGCTGCTGTCGGTGGCAGTTGCCGTGGGTTCGCTCGTGGGAGCCATGACGCTGGTACGGGGCAACGAACTCCGCACGGGCGAGTTGCTAGCGGCTAAACAGGCGGACGTGGAAAAAGCGATCGCCAAAAAGGAAAAAGAGGTCGCCGCCGCCGGTGCCAAATTGAACGACGCCATGCGGAAGATCACCAAAGGGCTGGGGTTCAACATTCTCATACTTCCGCAGGACCAGGACCTCAACGAGTTGCATGTTGAGGGGACTGCTTCGAAGTCGATGCCGGAATCATTTGTCACGACCCTGGCCGAATCACGGATTGTGACCATCAATCACTTGCTGCCGATCGTCTCCAAAAAGCTGCGGTGGGATGAGTACGATCGCACGATCTTGCTGACCGGCACCCGTGGCGAAGTTCCGCAGGCGCATCGGGATCCCAAAAAACCGCTGCTGGACCATGTTCCGGCCGGCACGATGGTGCTGGGATATCAATTGCACAAGCAGGCGGGGCTGAAGGTCGGCGATACGGTGACGTTGCTGGATCGTGAATTCAAAATCACCGAGACCTATCCCGAACGCGGGACAGCGGACGATAGTACGGCGTGGGTGAATTTGGCCGAAGCGCAAGAAATGCTCGGCATGCAAAATCTCGTCAATGCGATATTGGCGTTGGAATGCAACTGCGCCACGGTGGACCGCCTTGCTGAAATCCGCAATGACATCGCTGCTATCTTGCCCGGCACACAAGTCATCGAACGCGGCCCCCCGGCATTGGCTCGTGCCGAAGCACGCAACAAAGCACAAGCGACTGCCGCAGCGGCGCTAAAACATGAGCAAGCCGCGGGGCGGGAAGCGCTTGAGCGCGAGGCCGCGGGACGACAACTCGTGGAAAAACAGACCGAGGATTTTGCCGCCGTGCTGGTGCCGGTGGTGATGATCGGCTGCGGGGTTTGGATTGGGTTTTTGGCGTTGATGAACGTCCGCCAGCGGAGCAACGAAATCGGCATTTTGCGGGCGATTGGTTTGAAATCGACACAGATTCTGCTGATTTTCCTGGGTAAGGCAATCTTGATCGGTCTGGCCGGCGCGTTGCTGGGTTATGCCGCCGGGTACTTTGTCGGCGTTTCCTGGAGCGACTTTGCGAGAAACTCGGTGAACTCCGCACGGCTGTTTGAACCCCGGTTGCTGTTGTTGGCGATCATTATCGCGCCGTTGCTTTCGGGACTGGCCAGTTGGTTGCCGGCTATGTTGGCGGCTCGGCAGGATCCGGCGATTGTTTTGCAGGGCGATTAA
- a CDS encoding acyl carrier protein — MTREEIYVEMQQALMDVLGLDADEVEPSSRFFHDLQGESIDLLDLSFQCQKKFGIDLKFQNLTTTGFLDTDDAGNLTAASAQRFQTAYPFLDIDQLRSDPSAEGIKNMLTVDALVSMVEHALTAVSAK, encoded by the coding sequence ATGACACGCGAAGAAATTTATGTAGAGATGCAGCAAGCACTGATGGATGTGCTGGGGCTGGATGCGGATGAGGTGGAGCCCTCCTCGCGATTCTTTCACGATTTGCAGGGGGAATCGATCGATTTGTTGGACCTGTCGTTTCAGTGCCAGAAGAAATTTGGCATCGATCTGAAATTCCAAAATTTGACCACCACTGGGTTTTTAGATACCGACGATGCTGGAAACCTCACGGCGGCATCTGCTCAGCGGTTTCAGACCGCTTATCCCTTTCTAGATATCGATCAGCTCCGGAGCGATCCTTCGGCCGAGGGAATTAAAAACATGCTCACTGTCGATGCGCTGGTCTCGATGGTGGAACATGCATTGACGGCAGTGTCGGCGAAATAA